A window from Bufo bufo chromosome 1, aBufBuf1.1, whole genome shotgun sequence encodes these proteins:
- the LOC120977182 gene encoding uncharacterized protein LOC120977182 has translation MRLLSLRRRTKEPYVLGLQSHLRNSMQLVQHLQEMHLPPGTLILTCDVESLYSNISHSDGLQAIQYFFQKSAYGDPAHHTLMGTVEQCTEFVSLLNTNSLNISLTYKISDTIADFLDLRLKLDEQGIRTSLFRKETATNSLLHFNSFHPAHLRRGIPKGQFLRLRRNCTTTPDFSEASIDLTNRFRARGYPKKVIYGAFERAKTTDRLELLKSKPKPRNTQVHLITKYNNQWRDLYTILNAHWHLLLADPKLSDHVNPTPKIIARRAPNLRDKLASGGDIIE, from the exons ATGCGGCTTTTGTCATTAAGGAGGCGGACAAAAGAG CCTTATGTTTTGGGTCTTCAATCGCATCTTAGGAACTCCATGCAGCTGGTACAACATCTACAGGAGATGCATCTTCCACCTGGGACATTGATACTCACGTGTGACGTTGAGTCCCTCTACTCAAACATCTCGCACAGTGATGGTCTACAAGCCATCCAGTACTTTTTccaaaaatcagcctatggggatcCGGCACACCACACATTAATG GGCACAGTTGAACAGTGTACCGAGTTTGTTAGCTTGTTGAATACCAACTCACTCAACATCTCACTCACCTATAAGATCTCGGACACTATTGCTGACTTTCTGGACTTGCGATTGAAACTGGATGAACAGGGCATTCGCACATCACTTTTCCGCAAGGAAACTGCAACAAATAGCCTGTTACATTTCAACAGTTTCCACCCGGCCCACCTGCGGAGAGGGATTCCTAAGGGCCAGTTCCTAAGACTACGCCGTAACTGTACCACCACCCCTGACTTCAGTGAGGCCTCTATTGATTTGACCAACAGATTCAGAGCACGTGGCTACCCGAAGAAAGTCATATATGGGGCTTTTGAAAGGGCAAAGACAACTGACCGTCTGGAACTGTTGAAATCCAAACCTAAACCCCGGAATACCCAGGTCCATCTTATCACCAAATACAACAACCAATGGCGTGATTTGTACACAATACTAAATGCACATTGGCATCTCCTATTGGCGGATCCCAAGCTGAGTGATCATGTAAATCCAACTCCGAAGATCATTGCACGCAGAGCCCCAAACCTACGGGATAAATTG GCTTCCGGCGGTGATATCATTGAATAA